In one window of Methanoculleus chikugoensis DNA:
- a CDS encoding putative manganese-dependent inorganic diphosphatase — protein sequence MGLNKIYIIGHKQPDTDSICSVIGYAELLNRAEPGKYIPARCGEVSPETRFALETFNAEAPVYVASVEPTVSDMPLDTRSVRQDVPTVDVAALMDTYDMRNMPITDGDETLVGLVSEYGLARAYVRKNPREQLSLVPMPLETLARILDARIVVPSRETLGEGRVYTVIDALHVTLSRMTPNDIAIVGDNEPAQLALISAGVAALIIAEGAPVGERVIDAARTRGASVLATTLDAFSVGKMISLSLPARMIMETDIPTVRLEDSLEYAKGVVSNSKFRTACVVGDERQHIGLVSRTTLMQDVQKSVILLDHNEYSQAVDGIEQADILEIIDHHRLGAISTLKPVRFLNDPVGSTSTIVANKFIEACVEPTPSTAGLLLSGILSDTMVMKLSTTTPADIRAADHLAGIAGVDLAEFGAELIRKGMDLDALPKDELLTRDMKRYNLFGRSIMVSQVMASSFEFAETHAAEIRKEIEHLRTTMGVDCFFALFTNVFANASDLFAAGDEAYIAKLDLRDQPVRLEGVMSRKKDFIPKFGQMFRQL from the coding sequence ATGGGACTGAACAAGATCTACATCATCGGCCACAAGCAGCCCGACACCGACAGCATCTGCAGCGTCATCGGCTACGCCGAGCTCCTGAACCGCGCCGAGCCCGGGAAGTACATCCCCGCCCGGTGCGGGGAGGTGAGCCCGGAGACACGGTTTGCGCTCGAGACGTTCAACGCCGAGGCGCCGGTCTACGTAGCGAGCGTCGAACCCACCGTATCGGACATGCCGCTCGATACCCGGAGCGTTCGCCAGGACGTCCCGACGGTCGACGTCGCCGCCCTGATGGACACCTACGACATGCGGAATATGCCAATCACGGACGGGGACGAGACCCTGGTCGGCCTCGTCAGCGAATACGGCCTCGCCCGGGCCTACGTCCGGAAGAATCCCCGGGAGCAGCTCTCGCTCGTCCCGATGCCGCTCGAAACCCTCGCCCGCATCCTGGACGCCCGGATAGTCGTCCCGTCGCGCGAGACGCTCGGGGAAGGTCGGGTCTACACCGTCATCGACGCCCTGCACGTCACCCTCTCGCGGATGACGCCCAACGACATCGCGATCGTCGGGGACAACGAACCCGCCCAGCTCGCGCTGATATCGGCGGGGGTCGCCGCGCTCATCATCGCCGAAGGGGCGCCGGTGGGCGAGCGGGTGATCGATGCCGCGCGGACGAGGGGCGCCTCGGTGCTCGCGACGACGCTTGACGCGTTCAGCGTCGGCAAGATGATCAGCCTCTCTCTCCCCGCGCGCATGATCATGGAGACCGACATCCCCACGGTACGGCTGGAAGACTCGCTCGAGTATGCAAAAGGGGTCGTCTCGAACTCCAAGTTCAGGACAGCCTGCGTCGTCGGCGACGAAAGGCAGCACATCGGGCTTGTTTCCCGGACGACGCTGATGCAGGACGTTCAGAAATCGGTGATCCTCCTCGACCACAACGAGTACTCCCAGGCCGTGGACGGGATCGAGCAGGCGGACATCCTCGAGATCATCGACCACCACCGCCTCGGCGCGATCTCTACCTTAAAGCCGGTGAGGTTCCTCAACGACCCCGTGGGGTCGACCTCGACGATCGTGGCGAACAAGTTCATCGAGGCCTGTGTGGAGCCCACGCCATCGACCGCCGGGCTCCTTCTCTCGGGGATCCTCTCGGATACGATGGTGATGAAACTCTCGACGACCACCCCGGCAGATATCCGGGCGGCCGACCACCTCGCGGGGATCGCCGGGGTCGACCTGGCCGAGTTCGGGGCGGAGCTGATCCGGAAGGGCATGGACCTCGATGCGCTCCCGAAGGATGAACTCCTCACCCGGGATATGAAGCGGTATAACCTCTTTGGCCGGAGCATCATGGTCTCACAGGTGATGGCGTCGTCGTTTGAGTTCGCAGAGACCCATGCCGCTGAGATCCGCAAGGAGATCGAGCACCTCCGGACAACAATGGGCGTCGACTGCTTCTTCGCCCTCTTTACGAACGTCTTTGCAAACGCAAGCGACCTCTTCGCCGCCGGGGACGAGGCCTACATCGCCAAGCTGGATCTCCGCGACCAGCCCGTCCGGCTCGAAGGCGTCATGTCCCGCAAAAAAGATTTCATCCCGAAGTTCGGGCAGATGTTCCGGCAGCTCTAG
- a CDS encoding COG1361 S-layer family protein → MESGRPLPILLILVCLLVSPVAGGQGNMTVTSVSVEPEILMPGDTGFVTVAVQNTGSSTLPLGGARLYEDGVVPISEPYPSVGALGAGLNRTFTFAVRADAPNGTYYPRFSLDLRENGTLTHPVPVRVDGTPLEASIARRPETFSESRTATVAVWVANPRSNAASGVQVIPQGSGFTVTPESAFIGTLKPDASGTVAFNLTPAAETNVTFQVVWRNGINTHTADLVLPVAFGEDKKRADPVITNVEVVMEGDLCRATGDVMNAGLEPARSVVISPGAPATPTDPFRVYVVGTLDPDDISAFEVTFRAGAGVEEIPLVIEYRDDDGNPYSVERPISLENRTAEEAAGAGLPAPAVAAVALVVIAAGLAALWYVRRRR, encoded by the coding sequence GTGGAATCTGGTCGTCCCCTCCCCATCCTGCTCATCCTGGTATGCCTTCTCGTCTCCCCGGTCGCGGGGGGACAGGGCAACATGACGGTGACGTCCGTTTCTGTCGAGCCGGAGATCCTGATGCCGGGTGATACGGGCTTTGTGACGGTTGCCGTGCAGAACACCGGCTCCTCCACCCTCCCGCTCGGCGGCGCCCGCCTCTACGAGGACGGCGTCGTCCCGATCTCCGAGCCCTACCCCTCGGTCGGGGCTCTCGGGGCCGGTCTCAACCGGACGTTCACCTTTGCTGTCCGGGCGGATGCGCCGAACGGGACATACTACCCGCGGTTCTCCCTCGATCTCCGGGAGAACGGAACCCTCACCCACCCGGTTCCGGTCAGGGTCGACGGCACCCCGCTTGAGGCGTCGATAGCGCGAAGGCCCGAGACCTTTTCCGAGTCCCGGACAGCAACCGTCGCCGTCTGGGTGGCGAACCCGCGATCGAACGCCGCCTCCGGTGTCCAGGTGATCCCGCAGGGGAGCGGCTTTACCGTCACGCCAGAGAGCGCATTCATCGGCACCCTCAAACCCGATGCGTCCGGAACCGTTGCCTTCAACCTGACACCGGCGGCGGAGACGAACGTCACGTTCCAGGTGGTCTGGCGCAACGGGATCAACACGCACACCGCCGACCTCGTCCTGCCGGTCGCGTTCGGCGAGGACAAGAAGCGGGCTGATCCCGTCATCACCAACGTCGAAGTCGTCATGGAGGGAGATCTCTGCCGGGCGACGGGCGATGTTATGAACGCGGGGCTCGAACCCGCCCGATCGGTCGTCATCTCCCCAGGCGCCCCCGCGACGCCCACCGACCCCTTCCGGGTCTACGTCGTCGGGACGCTCGATCCCGACGACATCTCGGCGTTCGAGGTGACGTTCCGTGCCGGTGCCGGCGTGGAGGAGATCCCGCTCGTCATCGAGTACCGGGACGACGACGGCAACCCCTACTCCGTCGAGCGGCCGATCTCGCTTGAGAACCGCACCGCAGAGGAGGCCGCCGGTGCCGGGCTACCTGCTCCGGCCGTTGCCGCCGTGGCCCTGGTCGTCATCGCCGCCGGCCTGGCGGCCCTCTGGTACGTCCGGAGGCGGCGGTGA
- a CDS encoding ABC transporter ATP-binding protein, with protein sequence MSGEPLLRFEEVSKIYSLPAGDVVALDRVTLTVEPGEFIAVMGPSGSGKSTLLNLMGCLDVPTRGEIFLSGQEISGMSDDDLTRLRRDHIGFVFQQFNLIPLLSAVENVEFPIVLTTGREESRRRAVEVLTAVGIAETHFAHKPAELSGGQQQRVAIARALVNDPDLLLCDEPTGNLDTKTGSAIMDLLAAENREGKTVVMVTHDPGVAAYARRTIRIVDGRVA encoded by the coding sequence GTGAGCGGCGAGCCCCTCCTCCGGTTCGAGGAGGTCAGCAAGATCTATTCCCTTCCTGCAGGCGACGTCGTGGCGCTCGACCGCGTCACCCTCACCGTCGAGCCGGGCGAGTTCATCGCCGTGATGGGGCCTTCCGGCTCCGGAAAATCGACGCTCCTGAACCTGATGGGCTGCCTCGACGTCCCGACCCGCGGGGAGATCTTCCTCTCCGGCCAGGAGATCTCGGGGATGAGCGACGACGACCTCACCCGGCTCCGGCGCGACCATATCGGGTTCGTCTTCCAGCAGTTCAACCTCATCCCGCTCCTCTCGGCGGTCGAGAACGTCGAGTTTCCCATCGTCCTCACCACCGGCCGGGAGGAAAGCCGGCGCCGGGCGGTCGAGGTTCTCACGGCCGTCGGGATCGCCGAGACCCACTTCGCCCATAAGCCGGCCGAACTCTCCGGCGGGCAGCAGCAGCGGGTCGCGATCGCCCGGGCGCTCGTGAACGACCCCGACCTCCTCCTCTGCGACGAGCCGACCGGCAACCTGGACACGAAGACCGGGTCGGCGATCATGGACCTCCTCGCGGCAGAGAACCGGGAGGGCAAGACCGTCGTCATGGTCACCCATGATCCAGGGGTCGCCGCATACGCGCGGCGCACGATCCGGATCGTCGACGGGAGGGTGGCTTAG
- a CDS encoding ABC transporter permease, which yields MFFSFAARNLRRHWVRSGLSIIGIVIGVVAIASLGVMGNSINLLAANIITDVGDTVVVTPHTAIGGTFAGDPRTVVDAAIPAREVEEIRRAANPHRTIPVLQGADEVEFGRGESGYARIIGLAPGDIPVLLNIAEGQHLRQNQAGALVGIHLAREYGISPGSRIAIGGEDVRVAGVLAERGMGFDINPDYAVVVSDGWYESHFGAKDSYPMVIVRVGNPDAIDAVKDAIESRINRREEVVDVSDSREMLGQYEEIYDQITLFLLGIGGIALVVAAVNILNVMYISVTERIKEIGVMRSIGALRREILGMFLYEAMILGVIGSVVGGVLSTAFGYLISVAAIEVATAGTTFGENFTVFDQSAVGFIVFGMAFGIGTSIAAGFYPAWRASHLAPVDAMRQK from the coding sequence GTGTTCTTCTCGTTCGCGGCGAGGAACCTGCGGAGGCACTGGGTACGCTCAGGCCTCTCGATCATCGGGATCGTCATCGGCGTCGTCGCCATCGCCTCCCTCGGCGTCATGGGCAACAGCATCAACCTCCTCGCCGCGAACATCATCACCGACGTCGGCGATACCGTCGTGGTCACGCCGCACACCGCGATCGGCGGGACCTTCGCCGGAGACCCGCGGACGGTGGTGGATGCCGCCATCCCCGCCCGCGAGGTCGAGGAGATCCGGCGGGCGGCAAACCCGCACCGGACGATCCCGGTGCTCCAGGGGGCGGACGAGGTCGAGTTCGGCCGCGGCGAGAGCGGGTATGCCCGGATCATCGGGCTCGCACCGGGGGATATCCCCGTTCTTCTGAACATCGCAGAGGGGCAGCACCTCCGGCAGAACCAGGCGGGCGCGCTCGTCGGCATCCACCTCGCCCGGGAGTACGGCATAAGCCCCGGTTCGAGGATCGCGATCGGGGGTGAGGACGTCCGGGTGGCGGGCGTGCTTGCGGAGCGGGGGATGGGGTTTGATATCAACCCGGACTACGCGGTCGTCGTCTCCGACGGCTGGTACGAGAGCCACTTCGGGGCGAAGGACTCCTATCCGATGGTCATCGTCCGGGTCGGCAATCCCGATGCGATCGACGCCGTAAAGGATGCTATCGAGAGCCGGATCAACCGGCGCGAGGAGGTGGTCGACGTATCCGACTCGCGCGAGATGCTCGGGCAGTACGAGGAGATCTACGATCAGATCACGCTGTTTCTCCTTGGTATCGGCGGGATTGCTCTTGTCGTCGCCGCCGTCAACATCTTAAACGTCATGTACATCTCGGTGACCGAGCGGATCAAAGAGATCGGCGTCATGCGGAGCATTGGGGCGTTGCGCCGGGAGATCCTCGGGATGTTCCTGTACGAGGCGATGATCCTCGGGGTCATCGGAAGCGTCGTCGGCGGCGTTCTGAGCACCGCCTTCGGTTACCTGATCAGCGTCGCCGCGATCGAGGTCGCCACGGCCGGGACGACCTTCGGCGAGAACTTCACGGTCTTCGACCAGAGCGCGGTCGGGTTCATCGTCTTCGGGATGGCGTTCGGTATCGGGACGAGTATCGCCGCCGGGTTCTACCCCGCGTGGCGAGCTTCGCACCTCGCCCCGGTCGATGCAATGAGGCAGAAATAG
- a CDS encoding ABC transporter permease has product MIFIDLAVRNLRRHKVRSILATVGIVIGVVAIASLGIMGSSLSTLVGGMVSDVSDTVLITPHLAASSGDPFDPRSALAASISTKNVGLIEKAAGEHRAVPMFVASDRLRVRETSGYATIYAMPAADIPFLLEREAGLYPQGRSSGVMVGSLLADEFDLHPGSRIEVGGESVRVLGIAAERGMGIDINPDYAIIVTEDWYTERHGPQDYSRVVVKVGDLSAIEDVKAAIDQQINRRSEVVDILDSREILELYYETIDAINIFLLGIGGVSLLVASVSILNVMIISVTERTAEIGLMRSIGARKREVLRMFLYESLFLGVIGSIIGGIASTAVAFSASASISDLFADFSVSGEAGIPISVVIGYVAFAMAFGIGTSVVAGFYPAWKAAQLNPIEALRYE; this is encoded by the coding sequence ATGATCTTCATCGATCTCGCGGTGCGCAACCTCAGGCGGCACAAAGTCCGTTCGATCCTCGCAACGGTCGGCATCGTCATCGGTGTCGTCGCCATCGCCTCTCTCGGCATCATGGGCAGCAGCCTCTCGACGCTTGTCGGGGGCATGGTCTCGGACGTGAGCGACACCGTGCTCATCACCCCCCATCTTGCGGCATCGAGCGGCGATCCGTTCGATCCTCGAAGCGCCCTCGCGGCGAGCATCTCCACGAAGAACGTGGGGCTGATAGAGAAGGCCGCGGGAGAACACCGTGCCGTCCCCATGTTTGTCGCATCGGATCGACTGCGGGTGCGGGAGACGAGCGGTTACGCGACGATATACGCCATGCCCGCAGCCGATATCCCGTTCCTGCTCGAGCGGGAGGCGGGCCTCTATCCCCAGGGAAGGTCTTCGGGGGTGATGGTGGGCTCGCTCCTTGCCGACGAATTCGACCTCCACCCCGGGAGCCGAATTGAGGTCGGGGGTGAGAGCGTCCGTGTTCTGGGGATCGCGGCGGAGCGGGGGATGGGCATCGACATCAACCCCGACTACGCCATCATCGTCACGGAAGACTGGTACACGGAACGGCACGGACCGCAGGACTACAGCCGGGTCGTCGTGAAGGTCGGCGATCTCTCCGCAATCGAGGACGTTAAGGCCGCCATCGACCAGCAGATCAACCGCAGGAGCGAGGTTGTGGACATCCTGGACTCACGCGAGATCCTGGAACTCTACTACGAGACCATCGACGCCATCAACATCTTCCTCCTCGGTATCGGCGGGGTGTCGCTCCTCGTCGCGAGCGTGAGCATCTTGAACGTCATGATCATATCGGTCACGGAGCGGACGGCGGAGATCGGGCTGATGCGGAGTATCGGGGCGCGAAAACGGGAGGTCCTCCGAATGTTCCTCTACGAGAGCCTGTTCCTCGGGGTCATCGGGAGCATCATCGGCGGCATCGCGAGCACGGCGGTCGCCTTCTCTGCCTCTGCCTCCATAAGCGATCTCTTCGCAGATTTCTCCGTCTCGGGAGAAGCCGGCATCCCCATCTCCGTGGTGATCGGTTATGTCGCCTTTGCGATGGCCTTCGGCATCGGGACAAGTGTCGTCGCCGGATTCTACCCCGCGTGGAAGGCGGCGCAGCTGAACCCCATCGAAGCGCTCCGCTACGAGTGA
- a CDS encoding DUF3303 domain-containing protein: MLFVLWYQFEPEHAHQVLELWKHFKFPSDVNVLQRYLLVGRHMSVAIFEAPDERSLLKITAPFSSYGVAHVAPAMPLEEAIKAV, encoded by the coding sequence ATGTTGTTTGTCCTGTGGTACCAGTTCGAACCGGAGCATGCCCACCAGGTTCTGGAACTCTGGAAGCACTTCAAGTTCCCCTCGGATGTGAACGTCCTCCAGCGCTACCTCCTCGTCGGGAGGCACATGTCGGTTGCCATCTTCGAGGCGCCGGACGAGCGCTCTCTCTTGAAGATCACCGCGCCGTTCAGTTCGTACGGGGTTGCACACGTTGCGCCGGCGATGCCGCTCGAAGAAGCGATCAAGGCAGTCTGA
- a CDS encoding MarC family protein codes for MDLIAEIVGFAGFSLVAIASIVAVMNPASTIAVYTAVTKGMSRSEARKVIDTSMKIAFIVLAFFALTGQLIFSIFNITIPAFQIAGGILLISVATGMLSTRDEAYTAADLENIAIVPLAFPLSCGPGTITTVILLASGPEGIMGLVAVFTGIIVALAISYVGMLYGPRIFSLIGEAGLRVVPKLMAVIVLAIAIQFIINGIAAAMPQLLANLDLSGVI; via the coding sequence ATGGACCTGATTGCAGAGATCGTCGGGTTTGCGGGGTTCAGCCTGGTTGCGATCGCATCGATCGTCGCTGTGATGAACCCTGCCTCCACGATCGCCGTTTACACGGCGGTCACCAAAGGGATGAGCAGGAGCGAAGCAAGGAAGGTCATCGATACCTCGATGAAGATAGCCTTCATTGTGCTTGCCTTCTTCGCCCTCACCGGACAGTTGATCTTCTCGATCTTCAACATCACCATCCCGGCATTCCAGATCGCCGGCGGTATCCTTCTCATCAGCGTGGCGACCGGGATGCTCAGCACGCGGGACGAGGCCTACACGGCTGCTGATCTTGAGAACATCGCCATCGTCCCGCTAGCCTTCCCGCTCTCGTGCGGTCCGGGGACGATCACGACGGTGATCCTGCTCGCCTCGGGCCCGGAGGGTATCATGGGCCTCGTCGCCGTATTTACGGGAATCATCGTGGCGCTCGCCATCTCCTACGTCGGGATGCTGTATGGACCGCGTATCTTCTCCCTCATTGGAGAGGCCGGGCTCCGGGTCGTCCCGAAGCTGATGGCGGTCATCGTCCTTGCCATCGCCATCCAGTTCATCATCAACGGGATTGCAGCGGCCATGCCGCAGTTGCTCGCAAACCTTGACCTTTCCGGGGTGATATGA
- a CDS encoding phosphatase PAP2 family protein, with protein MTDIQIALIQALQVHASWLEAPMLFFSFLGNAEFYLLVIALLYWCWDTRLGLRLAILMGITGGLNQALKVAFHLPRPYWVSPEVRALGSSPSFGLPSAHAQGSAALWGLIAADARSRWIWAFTAGTIVLIGISRVFLGVHFPTDVLAGWALGAAVLLGFLALEEPVGRRIAALPLSGQVLAAFAGSLALAVASFAALAALGDWEVPASWAAGALERSGEAIHPLALLDAVTTSGLFFGFAAGAAADRQPGSMCATGKGSVRLFRYAFGIAVAGAIWYGLGLFAPQDAVPAAYLFQYLRAAVAGAWVSFGAPAFFARYGPGA; from the coding sequence ATGACCGATATCCAGATCGCTCTCATCCAGGCGCTTCAGGTCCATGCGTCGTGGCTCGAAGCGCCGATGCTCTTCTTCTCGTTCCTCGGGAACGCGGAGTTCTACCTGCTCGTCATCGCGCTCCTCTACTGGTGCTGGGACACGCGCCTCGGGCTCCGCCTGGCCATCCTGATGGGGATCACGGGCGGGCTCAACCAGGCCCTCAAGGTTGCGTTCCACCTCCCCCGCCCCTACTGGGTCAGCCCGGAGGTCAGGGCGCTCGGGAGCAGCCCCTCGTTCGGGCTGCCGTCGGCGCACGCTCAGGGGTCGGCGGCGCTCTGGGGGCTGATCGCCGCCGATGCCCGGAGCAGGTGGATCTGGGCGTTCACGGCCGGGACGATCGTTCTCATCGGCATATCGAGGGTCTTCCTCGGGGTTCACTTCCCGACCGACGTCCTCGCGGGCTGGGCGCTCGGCGCCGCCGTCCTCCTCGGGTTCCTTGCTCTCGAGGAACCGGTGGGCCGCCGGATCGCCGCCCTTCCCCTCTCAGGGCAGGTGCTTGCCGCATTCGCAGGCTCGCTTGCCCTGGCCGTAGCCTCGTTTGCCGCTCTCGCGGCCCTCGGGGACTGGGAGGTTCCCGCCTCCTGGGCAGCGGGGGCGCTTGAACGGTCCGGGGAAGCGATCCACCCGCTCGCCCTCCTGGACGCAGTCACGACCTCGGGCCTCTTCTTCGGATTCGCGGCCGGTGCGGCGGCAGACCGTCAGCCCGGGAGCATGTGCGCCACAGGGAAGGGATCCGTCCGGTTGTTCCGCTACGCCTTCGGGATCGCCGTGGCCGGGGCGATCTGGTACGGGCTCGGGCTTTTTGCCCCGCAGGATGCCGTTCCCGCCGCCTACCTCTTCCAGTACCTCCGGGCTGCCGTCGCCGGTGCCTGGGTCTCGTTCGGTGCTCCGGCGTTCTTTGCCCGGTACGGCCCGGGCGCATAA
- a CDS encoding NfeD family protein — translation MLAEGIALGWILIVLGAVLLLVEVYQPGYFIAVPATVLIILGVLLLLGVDILTSPWGLVVGVLAAIVAASVTVWFYSRLTPGHEPPKTLSRDSLVGLEGTVVAPVDPETLAGKVRLGSMEWSARSESGGIPVGRKVIVVRSEGVHVVVKEVI, via the coding sequence ATGCTTGCAGAGGGGATCGCTCTCGGCTGGATTCTGATCGTGCTCGGGGCGGTGCTGCTACTAGTGGAGGTCTACCAGCCCGGGTATTTCATCGCCGTCCCTGCGACGGTCCTGATCATCCTCGGAGTCCTCCTCCTCCTCGGCGTCGACATCCTCACGTCCCCCTGGGGCCTCGTCGTCGGGGTTCTCGCGGCGATCGTGGCGGCCTCGGTCACCGTATGGTTCTACAGCCGCCTCACGCCCGGTCACGAACCGCCGAAGACGCTCTCCCGGGACTCGCTCGTCGGTCTCGAGGGGACGGTGGTCGCCCCGGTCGATCCGGAGACGCTCGCGGGGAAGGTGCGGCTCGGGAGCATGGAGTGGAGCGCTCGTTCCGAGTCGGGAGGGATCCCGGTCGGGAGAAAAGTTATCGTCGTTCGCTCCGAAGGGGTGCACGTCGTCGTAAAGGAGGTCATATAA
- a CDS encoding SPFH domain-containing protein yields MLLTGEVPWTGLITVFLIIVIIIIFARGVVIVQPYEQGLQIRLGRYIGRMNPGFRWVVPLITVVKKLDLRTEVMDVPRQEVITKDNSPTNVDAIVYVRVIDPEKAYFEVMNYRSATVALAQTSLRGIIGDMELDEVLYNRDVINARLRDILDRETDAWGVKVERVEIKEVDPVGAVKQAMTEQTAAERERRAAILRADGEKRAAILRAEGNRQSIILEAEGERQSKILRAEGERLSRILQAQGEAQGLRILSVGARPLDKRAITVLSLDALKQMAGGQATKIIFPFELSSVVKQAAEYLGATAEAAEVPEGTELPSEDILGEIPGPEALRAAEEAAKSIETDIDVEIQKKSTDLMRQGGDEGL; encoded by the coding sequence GTGCTTTTAACCGGAGAGGTTCCATGGACCGGACTCATCACGGTCTTTCTCATCATCGTCATCATCATCATCTTCGCTCGTGGCGTGGTGATCGTCCAGCCGTACGAACAGGGGCTCCAGATCCGCCTGGGGCGGTACATCGGGAGGATGAACCCCGGTTTCCGGTGGGTGGTCCCGCTGATCACGGTGGTCAAGAAACTCGACCTCCGGACAGAGGTGATGGACGTCCCGCGGCAGGAGGTGATCACGAAGGACAACTCCCCGACGAACGTCGACGCTATCGTCTACGTCCGGGTGATCGACCCCGAGAAGGCCTACTTCGAGGTGATGAACTACCGGTCGGCGACTGTGGCGCTGGCGCAGACGAGTCTCCGGGGGATCATCGGCGACATGGAGCTCGACGAGGTCCTCTACAACCGGGACGTCATCAACGCCCGCCTCCGGGATATCCTGGACCGGGAGACCGATGCCTGGGGCGTGAAGGTCGAGCGGGTGGAGATCAAGGAGGTCGACCCGGTGGGCGCGGTCAAGCAGGCGATGACCGAGCAGACTGCGGCCGAGCGTGAGCGGCGTGCGGCGATCCTCCGTGCGGACGGCGAGAAGCGTGCGGCGATCCTGCGGGCGGAGGGGAACCGGCAGAGCATCATCCTGGAAGCCGAGGGCGAGCGGCAGAGCAAGATTCTGCGGGCGGAGGGCGAGCGGCTGTCACGGATCCTGCAGGCGCAGGGCGAGGCGCAGGGGCTGCGCATCCTCTCGGTCGGCGCCCGGCCGCTTGATAAGCGGGCGATCACGGTTCTCTCGCTCGACGCTCTAAAGCAGATGGCCGGGGGTCAGGCGACGAAGATCATATTCCCGTTCGAACTCTCGAGCGTCGTCAAGCAGGCCGCGGAGTACCTCGGCGCCACCGCCGAGGCCGCAGAGGTTCCGGAAGGGACGGAACTGCCGTCGGAGGATATTCTCGGGGAGATCCCGGGCCCGGAGGCGCTCCGGGCCGCGGAAGAGGCGGCGAAGAGCATCGAGACCGACATCGACGTAGAGATACAGAAGAAGTCGACCGACCTGATGCGACAGGGTGGGGACGAGGGGCTGTAG
- a CDS encoding ABC transporter substrate-binding protein, which produces MRTVSAAFVLLLLAAAVLACGCMGADTPPAGPEAVQDIVVGALLPRSGEYAGGGEASRVALEVAAGDINDYFASIGSDRRVGIIIEDTKADPATALAKLQALEGQDVRIVIGPGTSAELEAVRTYADEHGFILISTMSTAPSLAIAGDNVYRLVPPDTYQADVMAYYLREQGVTAIVPVWRGDVWGDELEKLTAAALVRGGGKVLDGVRYTPDQVYGAIAADLDARVARAIAAHGREKVAVYLVSLDEADRIMGAAMATENLPKVRWYGCDGSVLLDSLASGEPARFAEQTKFTCPALWNQEGVASNTATIQKMRELLGRHPDGYGLATYDALWIVAMARTEADTADVAMLKTALERTAEESGGPLFGPAHLNGAGDLSSAHYTFWTVSADGAACRWVPVVQYGIASAGATPELEWVGA; this is translated from the coding sequence ATGCGAACTGTTTCAGCAGCATTCGTACTTCTTCTCCTTGCAGCGGCAGTCCTTGCCTGCGGGTGTATGGGGGCGGATACGCCCCCCGCAGGGCCGGAGGCCGTTCAGGATATCGTCGTCGGCGCCCTCCTGCCGCGTTCCGGCGAGTACGCCGGGGGCGGAGAGGCGAGCCGGGTCGCTCTCGAGGTGGCGGCCGGGGATATCAACGACTACTTTGCCTCGATCGGGTCGGACCGGCGTGTCGGGATCATCATTGAGGACACAAAGGCCGATCCCGCCACAGCGCTCGCGAAACTCCAGGCGCTTGAAGGGCAGGACGTCCGGATCGTCATCGGGCCCGGCACCAGCGCCGAGCTTGAGGCGGTCAGGACGTATGCAGACGAGCACGGGTTCATCCTGATCAGCACCATGAGCACGGCGCCGTCGCTTGCGATTGCGGGCGACAACGTCTACCGGCTCGTGCCGCCGGATACCTACCAGGCCGACGTCATGGCATACTACCTGAGAGAGCAGGGAGTAACCGCGATCGTACCGGTCTGGCGCGGTGACGTCTGGGGCGACGAACTGGAGAAGCTGACGGCTGCGGCGCTTGTGAGAGGCGGCGGGAAGGTCCTCGACGGCGTCCGGTACACGCCTGATCAGGTATATGGCGCGATAGCGGCGGATCTCGATGCCCGGGTGGCCCGGGCGATCGCGGCGCACGGGAGAGAGAAGGTCGCCGTCTACCTGGTCAGCCTCGACGAGGCGGACAGGATCATGGGGGCGGCTATGGCGACAGAGAACCTGCCGAAGGTCCGGTGGTACGGGTGCGACGGCAGCGTCCTCCTCGATTCGCTCGCTTCAGGCGAGCCCGCCCGCTTTGCGGAGCAGACGAAGTTCACCTGCCCGGCGCTCTGGAACCAGGAGGGTGTCGCGTCGAACACGGCCACCATCCAGAAGATGCGGGAACTCCTCGGGCGGCATCCCGACGGTTACGGCCTCGCGACCTACGATGCGCTCTGGATCGTCGCCATGGCGCGGACAGAGGCCGATACTGCGGACGTCGCCATGCTGAAGACCGCACTTGAGAGAACCGCAGAGGAGTCCGGCGGCCCCCTCTTCGGGCCGGCGCACCTGAACGGAGCCGGCGACCTGTCGAGCGCGCACTACACCTTCTGGACGGTGAGTGCCGACGGCGCCGCCTGCCGGTGGGTGCCGGTCGTCCAGTACGGCATCGCGTCGGCAGGCGCCACCCCGGAACTCGAGTGGGTCGGCGCCTGA